Proteins encoded in a region of the Agromyces protaetiae genome:
- the gndA gene encoding NADP-dependent phosphogluconate dehydrogenase: MGSNLARNLASREGNTVAVFNRSPQRTQTLVSEHPEAGFVASESYDDFVASLAKPRTAIIMVQAGKGTDAVITELVQRFEPGDIIVDGGNANFHDTIRREAEISPTGIHFVGTGISGGEEGALHGPSIMPGGSVESYKTLGPILASIAAVAEGEPCVTHIGTDGAGHFVKMVHNGIEYADMQLIAEAYDLIRQGTGKSPAEIADIFAEWNTGELESYLIEITAEVLRQVDAETGKPLVDVILDSAGAKGTGAWTVQNALELGVPTSGIAEAVFARSLSSKRDQRAAARDLPGPSGEWKVAEGDVDAFVEDVRRALYASKIIAYSQGFDEIIAGAEQFGWDIKKGDVAKIWRAGCIIRARFLNRIADAYAEDPGLVALVVAPYFREAVAGTQESWRRVVGIAAQAGIPTPAFSSSLAYYDGLRAERLPASLIQGQRDFFGAHTYQRVDKDGVFHTLWSGDRSEILTTPSSH; encoded by the coding sequence ATGGGTTCGAACCTCGCCCGCAACCTCGCGAGCCGCGAGGGCAACACGGTCGCCGTGTTCAACCGTTCCCCCCAGCGCACGCAGACCCTCGTCTCCGAGCACCCCGAGGCCGGCTTCGTCGCGAGCGAGAGCTACGACGACTTCGTCGCATCGCTCGCGAAGCCGCGCACCGCGATCATCATGGTCCAGGCCGGCAAGGGCACCGATGCCGTGATCACCGAGCTCGTGCAGCGCTTCGAGCCCGGCGACATCATCGTCGACGGCGGCAACGCGAACTTCCACGACACGATCCGCCGCGAGGCCGAGATCAGCCCGACCGGCATCCACTTCGTCGGCACCGGCATCTCGGGCGGCGAAGAGGGCGCGCTGCACGGCCCGTCGATCATGCCCGGCGGCTCGGTCGAGTCGTACAAGACCCTCGGCCCGATCCTCGCGTCGATCGCGGCGGTCGCCGAGGGCGAGCCGTGCGTGACGCACATCGGCACCGACGGCGCGGGCCACTTCGTGAAGATGGTGCACAACGGCATCGAGTACGCCGACATGCAGCTGATCGCGGAGGCGTACGACCTCATCCGCCAGGGCACGGGCAAGTCGCCGGCCGAGATCGCCGACATCTTCGCCGAGTGGAACACCGGCGAGCTCGAGAGCTACCTCATCGAGATCACCGCAGAGGTGTTGCGCCAGGTCGACGCCGAGACCGGCAAGCCGCTCGTGGACGTCATCCTCGACTCGGCGGGCGCGAAGGGCACCGGCGCCTGGACCGTGCAGAACGCGCTTGAGCTCGGCGTACCGACGTCGGGCATCGCCGAAGCGGTCTTCGCCCGCAGCCTGTCGTCGAAGCGCGACCAGCGTGCCGCGGCGCGCGACCTGCCGGGCCCGTCGGGCGAGTGGAAGGTCGCGGAGGGCGACGTCGACGCGTTCGTCGAAGACGTGCGCCGCGCGCTCTACGCGTCGAAGATCATCGCGTACTCCCAGGGGTTCGACGAGATCATCGCGGGCGCCGAGCAGTTCGGCTGGGACATCAAGAAGGGCGATGTCGCCAAGATCTGGCGGGCCGGATGCATCATCCGCGCGCGCTTCCTCAACCGCATCGCCGACGCGTACGCCGAGGACCCGGGCCTCGTCGCCCTCGTCGTCGCGCCGTACTTCCGCGAGGCCGTGGCCGGCACGCAGGAGAGCTGGCGCCGTGTCGTCGGCATCGCCGCGCAGGCGGGCATCCCGACCCCGGCGTTCTCGTCGTCGCTGGCGTACTACGACGGCCTGCGCGCCGAGCGCCTGCCGGCGTCGCTCATCCAGGGCCAGCGTGACTTCTTCGGCGCGCACACCTACCAGCGCGTCGACAAGGACGGGGTCTTCCACACGCTCTGGTCGGGCGACCGCTCCGAGATCCTGACGACGCCCTCGTCGCACTGA
- a CDS encoding 50S ribosomal protein L25/general stress protein Ctc, whose protein sequence is MANEDNTIVAELRDSFGKGAARKIRAAHKIPAVLYGHGTEPKHLTLPGHEVSLLIRKANALLDLQIEGKSQLALVKDVQKDPVRQIIEHLDLIVVKRGEKVQVEVPVHVEGEPAAGTIADLDAHTLLLEVEATHIPENVVVSVEGLEEGTQIHASGVTLPAGAVLLSDVEMLIVNVHTPQKVDLGEEPAEGEAEAEGETAEAEAESAE, encoded by the coding sequence ATGGCCAACGAAGACAACACGATCGTCGCCGAACTCCGCGACTCGTTCGGCAAGGGCGCTGCGCGCAAGATCCGCGCGGCCCACAAGATCCCCGCGGTGCTCTACGGCCACGGCACGGAGCCGAAGCACCTGACGCTGCCCGGTCACGAGGTGAGCCTGCTCATCCGGAAGGCGAACGCGCTGCTCGACCTGCAGATCGAGGGGAAGAGCCAGCTCGCGCTCGTCAAGGACGTGCAGAAGGACCCGGTGCGCCAGATCATCGAGCACCTCGACCTCATCGTCGTGAAGCGCGGCGAGAAGGTCCAGGTCGAGGTGCCCGTGCACGTCGAGGGTGAGCCGGCCGCCGGCACCATCGCGGATCTCGACGCGCACACGCTGCTGCTCGAGGTCGAGGCCACGCACATCCCCGAGAACGTGGTCGTCTCGGTCGAGGGCCTCGAAGAGGGCACCCAGATCCACGCGTCGGGCGTCACGCTGCCGGCCGGTGCGGTGCTGCTGAGCGACGTCGAGATGCTGATCGTCAACGTGCACACGCCGCAGAAGGTCGACCTCGGCGAGGAGCCCGCCGAGGGCGAGGCCGAGGCCGAGGGCGAGACCGCCGAGGCCGAGGCCGAGTCCGCCGAATAG